A window of the Cytophagaceae bacterium genome harbors these coding sequences:
- a CDS encoding glycoside hydrolase 43 family protein: MASFIKSGKQISILLIIINLLNNAVSFGQNKAINPIIYADVPDASIVRVNDTYYMSSTTMHLSPGLPIMSSKDLVNWKLESYCYDTLVNNDAMNLNNGQSTYGRGSWASCMRYHNGMFVVSTFAATSGKTHIFTSKSIKGPWKEQSFAPAYHDHTLFFDEDGKTYLIYGVGKLNLLELKPDLSGIMPNVEEKVLIENASAPAGTNIMLKAEGSQLFKINGKYYLFNITWPRGGMRTVVIHRADKITGPWEGRMGLQDLGVAQGGLIDTPDGHWFAYLFRDFGGVGRIPYWVPVEWKDGWPVIGENGKVPMTLNLPSNKSLIPNLVHSDEFNRKKGEPKLPLVWQWNHNPDNKLWSVTERNGFLRLKTGRIDTAFVFAKNTLTQRTIGPQSSGSTMLDISKMKEGDYAGLCLLQKNFGLIGVKIENGKANILMTSANTGKPVELERVPLKNKTVFFKAECNFNDRIDTANFFYSLDGKVWTKIGEPLKMPYTIPHFMGYRFGLFNYATKQTGGMADFDWFRISDKISK; this comes from the coding sequence ATGGCAAGTTTTATAAAATCAGGTAAGCAAATTTCTATATTGCTGATAATCATTAATTTACTGAACAATGCAGTAAGTTTTGGGCAAAACAAAGCCATCAATCCGATAATTTATGCCGATGTGCCTGATGCCTCGATTGTAAGGGTTAATGATACCTACTACATGAGCAGTACCACAATGCATTTAAGCCCAGGATTACCCATAATGAGCTCAAAAGACCTGGTAAACTGGAAACTGGAAAGTTATTGCTATGATACCCTGGTCAACAATGACGCCATGAACCTCAACAACGGGCAAAGTACCTACGGCCGAGGCTCCTGGGCAAGCTGTATGCGTTACCACAACGGAATGTTTGTAGTAAGTACTTTTGCCGCAACATCTGGCAAAACACACATTTTTACCTCAAAAAGCATTAAAGGGCCTTGGAAAGAACAATCGTTTGCACCTGCTTACCATGACCATACCCTGTTTTTTGATGAAGATGGTAAAACCTATCTTATTTACGGTGTTGGAAAGTTGAATTTACTGGAACTTAAACCTGACCTTTCAGGTATTATGCCCAATGTTGAAGAAAAGGTTCTGATTGAAAATGCAAGTGCTCCTGCCGGTACCAATATTATGCTAAAAGCCGAAGGCTCACAATTATTCAAAATCAATGGCAAATACTATCTTTTCAATATTACCTGGCCACGGGGAGGTATGAGAACAGTGGTAATTCACCGGGCCGATAAAATCACAGGACCATGGGAAGGCAGAATGGGCCTACAAGACCTGGGTGTTGCTCAGGGTGGCCTGATAGATACTCCTGATGGTCACTGGTTTGCTTACCTTTTCCGCGATTTTGGTGGAGTGGGCCGCATACCTTACTGGGTACCGGTAGAATGGAAAGATGGCTGGCCGGTAATTGGGGAAAATGGGAAAGTTCCAATGACACTAAACCTTCCTTCAAATAAAAGTCTGATACCCAATCTGGTACATTCTGATGAGTTTAACCGTAAAAAAGGCGAGCCCAAACTACCTCTGGTTTGGCAATGGAATCACAATCCTGATAACAAACTTTGGTCAGTTACGGAAAGGAATGGATTTCTGAGATTAAAAACAGGAAGAATTGATACCGCTTTTGTTTTTGCTAAAAATACGCTAACTCAAAGAACCATAGGGCCACAAAGTAGCGGCTCTACAATGCTCGACATCAGTAAAATGAAAGAAGGAGACTATGCAGGTTTATGTTTATTACAGAAAAACTTCGGTTTGATTGGTGTAAAAATCGAAAATGGAAAGGCTAACATCCTGATGACCAGTGCCAATACCGGAAAACCTGTAGAGTTGGAAAGAGTTCCTTTGAAAAATAAAACTGTGTTTTTTAAAGCAGAATGCAATTTCAATGACAGAATTGATACCGCTAATTTTTTCTATAGTCTTGACGGAAAAGTTTGGACAAAAATAGGAGAGCCTTTAAAAATGCCTTACACCATCCCGCATTTTATGGGATACCGATTCGGATTGTTCAACTATGCTACCAAACAAACCGGCGGGATGGCTGATTTTGATTGGTTCAGAATTTCAGATAAAATCTCAAAATAA
- a CDS encoding family 43 glycosylhydrolase yields the protein MKNKLSLAILFFGLLVFPKLQAQNPIFKNIFTADPAPLVHKGRLYVYTGHDTASVTAPNYKMPDWHIYSTTDMKKWKHHGMKLSTLTFSWATGDAYAAQCVERDGKFYWFVSTFHQKTDVSQGGAAIGVAVADSPIGPFKDAIGKALITNEMTKDKPHAWDDIDPTVLIDDDGQAYLYWGNGSMKWAKLKPNMIELDGPITVDTPKHYIEGPWVYKRNGWYYLVYASAGTKPEMIEYCMSKSPTGPWEYKGIIQENVPNSFTTHPGIIDYKGKSYFFYHNGTLPTGGSYRRSICVDYMYYNEDGTIQKIIQTKEGVNKIK from the coding sequence ATGAAAAATAAACTTTCACTCGCAATTCTCTTTTTCGGACTACTTGTATTTCCAAAATTACAGGCCCAGAATCCGATATTCAAAAACATCTTTACTGCTGACCCGGCACCACTGGTTCACAAAGGCAGGCTCTATGTTTACACCGGACATGATACGGCTTCAGTAACTGCTCCAAACTATAAAATGCCCGACTGGCATATTTATTCTACTACTGATATGAAAAAATGGAAACACCACGGAATGAAACTTTCAACCCTGACTTTCTCCTGGGCAACCGGCGACGCTTATGCGGCACAGTGTGTTGAACGCGATGGTAAATTCTATTGGTTTGTTTCTACTTTTCATCAAAAAACCGATGTAAGTCAAGGTGGTGCAGCGATTGGTGTTGCGGTAGCCGACAGCCCGATTGGACCTTTTAAAGATGCCATTGGCAAAGCTTTGATTACCAACGAAATGACCAAAGACAAACCTCACGCCTGGGACGACATTGACCCAACTGTTCTGATCGACGACGATGGTCAGGCATACTTGTATTGGGGAAATGGCAGTATGAAATGGGCTAAGCTAAAACCTAATATGATTGAGCTTGACGGTCCTATTACAGTTGACACTCCAAAACACTACATTGAGGGTCCATGGGTATATAAAAGAAACGGATGGTACTATCTGGTATATGCAAGTGCAGGTACTAAACCCGAAATGATAGAATATTGTATGTCAAAAAGTCCAACCGGACCATGGGAATACAAAGGGATAATTCAGGAAAACGTACCTAACAGTTTTACCACTCATCCCGGAATCATTGATTATAAAGGAAAATCTTACTTCTTTTATCACAACGGTACATTACCAACAGGAGGTAGTTACCGCAGATCAATATGTGTTGACTACATGTACTACAACGAAGATGGTACAATTCAGAAAATCATCCAGACTAAAGAAGGGGTAAATAAAATAAAATAA
- a CDS encoding aldo/keto reductase — MNSEIPKLIFGTSGLGNLFTALDDSVKNEIIKQSVEVSDGNVMFDSAGKYGAGLALESLGKGLKKMGIGPNNVLISNKLAWKRVPLLTREPTFEPGVWKDLQNDAVQNISYDGIIECFEQGNELLGDFSSKYASVHDPDEFLDAAKNEDEYHENYQKILEAYQALNDLKTAGKIKKIGIGAKNWKVIQKISADVKLDWVMIANSLTIYHHPVELLDFVTDLSKKGIHVINSAVFHSGFLVGGSFMDYKLAEKSNPKYEELFKWRETFFDCCKEFSIAPAHACVQYALNVPGVKSIALNTTKPGNVAVNYKMTMEEIPAEFWSAVQKAGLTHFDLSQKSSLG; from the coding sequence ATGAATTCAGAAATACCAAAATTAATATTCGGGACCAGCGGTTTAGGCAATCTCTTCACCGCTTTGGATGATTCGGTTAAAAACGAAATCATAAAACAGAGCGTGGAGGTATCTGATGGAAATGTAATGTTTGACTCCGCCGGAAAATATGGTGCAGGTCTGGCTTTGGAATCACTGGGAAAAGGATTGAAAAAAATGGGTATTGGGCCAAATAATGTGCTCATTAGCAATAAATTGGCATGGAAAAGAGTGCCACTTTTAACCCGTGAACCCACCTTTGAGCCCGGTGTATGGAAAGATTTACAAAATGATGCAGTTCAGAATATCAGTTACGATGGAATAATCGAATGTTTTGAACAGGGGAATGAGCTTTTGGGTGATTTTAGCTCAAAATACGCTTCAGTTCACGACCCCGATGAGTTTTTGGATGCCGCCAAAAATGAAGACGAATATCATGAAAACTATCAAAAAATTCTGGAAGCTTACCAGGCCCTTAATGACCTGAAAACCGCCGGAAAAATCAAAAAAATAGGTATTGGTGCTAAAAACTGGAAGGTAATACAGAAGATTTCGGCGGATGTAAAACTTGACTGGGTGATGATTGCCAACAGTCTGACCATCTATCATCATCCCGTAGAATTGCTGGATTTTGTAACTGATCTTTCAAAAAAAGGCATTCACGTGATCAATTCGGCAGTTTTTCACTCAGGTTTTTTAGTTGGGGGAAGTTTTATGGACTACAAGCTTGCAGAAAAAAGCAACCCGAAATATGAAGAATTGTTTAAATGGCGAGAAACGTTTTTTGACTGCTGCAAGGAGTTTTCGATAGCACCGGCTCATGCATGTGTGCAATATGCCTTGAATGTACCGGGGGTAAAAAGCATTGCCCTCAATACCACAAAACCCGGGAATGTAGCAGTTAATTATAAAATGACGATGGAGGAAATTCCGGCAGAATTCTGGAGTGCAGTTCAAAAAGCCGGCTTGACACATTTTGATTTATCACAAAAAAGCTCTTTAGGATAA
- a CDS encoding alpha-N-arabinofuranosidase, translating into MKKILLLIFYFSCQFNITAQNKNAVASKSISPNLFGLFFEDINYSADGGLYAELVQNRSFEYSPTDNRSWHPFTAWEYYTPAFSYGSLSVETSQPIHPNNPHYAVLTIEHIGVPSTLEKFSKIPENQGIPGVGLKNSGFDNIVIKAGESYNFSMFSRLITENPIAISIFLQNKKGEILAENHLKVESKDWKKYTATLTASASNDSASLVVLATSTGKIALDMISLFPEKTFKNRPNGLRPDLAQALADMKPAFIRFPGGCLAHGDGLGNMYRWKNTVGPVETRIAQKNIWGYHQTAGLGYFEYFQFCEDIGAKPLPVLPAAVSCQNSGGTWRIGGTGQCAVPMAEMGEYIQEVLDLIEWANGPVSSKWGALRAAAGHPESFHLEMVGIGNEDKTSPEFEVRYKMIAEAVKKRHPEITIIGTVGPDSHGEDFEEGWKIANRNNVSIVDEHYYKEPEWFMANLHRYDSYDRTKSKVYLGEYASWGNKVKNAIAEAAFMIGLERNGDVVSLASYAPLFAKKNHTQWRTDMIFFDNSGYFLTPNYHVQKLFSTNMGDTYYENIVSFDTKDSTLTASCVKNNKSGELILKLVNYSQSDKSMNVNLSKFKNLILEADQTILKGADGDENSFENPEKIKPSNTIIKTTKVFAYQAPAMSLSILKFKFKN; encoded by the coding sequence ATGAAAAAAATCTTGCTTCTGATATTTTATTTTAGTTGCCAGTTCAATATTACTGCACAAAATAAAAATGCAGTGGCCTCCAAAAGCATTAGCCCCAATCTTTTCGGACTATTCTTCGAAGATATCAACTATTCGGCAGATGGTGGCTTATATGCGGAATTGGTTCAAAATCGTTCATTCGAATACAGTCCCACCGATAACCGGTCATGGCATCCATTTACTGCCTGGGAATATTACACGCCAGCTTTCAGCTATGGAAGTTTAAGTGTAGAAACCTCACAGCCAATTCATCCCAATAACCCCCACTATGCGGTTTTAACTATTGAGCATATTGGTGTACCTTCGACTCTTGAAAAATTCTCTAAAATTCCTGAAAATCAGGGAATTCCGGGAGTTGGATTGAAAAACTCCGGTTTCGATAATATTGTAATAAAGGCGGGTGAAAGCTATAATTTCTCCATGTTTTCGAGACTAATTACTGAAAACCCTATTGCAATTTCGATTTTTTTACAAAATAAAAAAGGGGAAATATTAGCCGAAAATCACCTGAAAGTAGAAAGCAAAGACTGGAAAAAATATACGGCTACGCTTACAGCTTCAGCGTCAAATGACAGTGCTTCGCTGGTGGTTTTGGCCACATCAACAGGTAAAATTGCATTGGACATGATTTCTCTTTTTCCTGAAAAAACCTTCAAAAATCGTCCCAATGGATTGCGGCCTGACCTTGCACAAGCTTTGGCCGATATGAAACCTGCATTTATTCGTTTTCCGGGTGGCTGTCTGGCTCATGGCGATGGACTCGGAAATATGTATCGCTGGAAAAATACAGTTGGACCTGTTGAAACCCGTATTGCACAAAAAAATATTTGGGGATATCATCAAACAGCCGGATTAGGATATTTTGAATACTTTCAGTTTTGTGAAGATATTGGAGCCAAACCTTTGCCGGTATTGCCTGCAGCCGTAAGTTGTCAAAACTCCGGAGGTACCTGGCGAATAGGAGGTACCGGACAATGTGCTGTTCCGATGGCCGAAATGGGCGAATACATTCAGGAAGTTTTGGATTTAATAGAGTGGGCAAATGGCCCTGTCTCTTCCAAATGGGGAGCACTCAGAGCAGCAGCTGGCCATCCTGAGTCTTTTCACCTCGAAATGGTGGGAATTGGAAACGAAGACAAAACATCTCCGGAGTTTGAAGTTAGATATAAAATGATTGCAGAGGCAGTAAAAAAGCGTCACCCTGAAATTACAATCATTGGTACAGTTGGACCCGATTCACATGGAGAAGACTTTGAAGAAGGATGGAAAATAGCAAATAGAAACAATGTAAGTATAGTAGATGAGCACTATTATAAAGAGCCGGAGTGGTTTATGGCTAACTTACACCGATATGACTCCTATGATCGCACCAAATCAAAGGTTTATCTGGGTGAATATGCCTCATGGGGCAATAAAGTAAAAAATGCAATTGCTGAAGCAGCTTTTATGATTGGACTTGAACGCAACGGTGATGTGGTAAGCTTGGCCTCATACGCTCCACTTTTTGCAAAGAAAAACCATACCCAATGGCGTACCGACATGATTTTCTTTGATAATTCCGGATATTTTCTTACTCCCAATTATCATGTGCAAAAATTGTTTTCCACCAACATGGGTGATACTTATTATGAAAATATTGTTTCGTTTGATACTAAAGACAGCACCCTTACAGCTTCCTGTGTAAAAAACAATAAATCAGGTGAATTAATACTGAAATTGGTGAATTATAGTCAATCTGATAAAAGCATGAATGTTAATCTTTCAAAATTTAAAAACCTTATTTTGGAAGCAGACCAAACAATATTAAAAGGAGCCGATGGCGATGAAAATTCATTTGAAAATCCTGAAAAAATAAAACCATCAAATACAATCATCAAAACCACAAAAGTTTTTGCTTATCAAGCACCTGCAATGTCATTAAGTATTTTAAAATTTAAATTCAAAAATTAA
- a CDS encoding glycoside hydrolase family 97 catalytic domain-containing protein gives MKSKLKILVFFLVFSFSAYSQKVSFESPNQKIKVELFSGDNSQTGEWFLKVFYNSDSGKCEILPKITLGLSRSDQDFYKELTFVKSVKPITINEQYTMPYGKKSNRSNEANEVVVSFENPSKSKLNVILRAYNDGLTFRYEFPEKQGSFIVKDEFTSYQVPKETMRWMEKWNPANEGLYAATNNDKIVQQEYCYPALFNSTDKYCWFLLHEADLNATYCGTKLSNAADIDFYKLTFPNPKDGRGMGESNPKIDLPWKSPWRVIHIGTLATIVESTLTEDVSSPGTIMNSEWIKPGKVSWNYWSSNHGTKDYKIVCDFADLAAEMNWPYTLLDWEWDSMSNGGNLEDALKYIHSKGVKPLMWYNSGGNHTWVPSTPKDRMLTHENRVGEFTKLKKLGVAGVKVDFFESEKQDMIKYYLDILEDAAQFEMLVYFHGSLVPRGWSRTYPNMLTYEAVRGAEWYNNGPEFTLTAPEHNTILPFTRNVVGAMDYTPVTFTNSQYPHITSYGHELALSVIFESPLQHLADRPEGYRELPEAAKTFLKEVPTSWDSTLLIDGYPGQDVIMARKKGEQWNIGGINASERKEKTKTIKLDFLKEGTKYKATIIADGIHDKDFNTSYLSVEKTGSIDIKMLRRGGFVILLSPIL, from the coding sequence ATGAAATCTAAATTAAAAATATTAGTCTTTTTTCTGGTTTTCAGCTTTTCTGCTTATTCCCAAAAAGTAAGTTTTGAATCGCCAAATCAAAAAATAAAGGTCGAATTATTTTCCGGAGATAATAGTCAAACGGGCGAATGGTTTCTAAAAGTTTTTTACAATTCTGACAGTGGGAAATGTGAAATTCTGCCCAAAATCACACTGGGTTTATCCAGAAGTGATCAGGATTTTTATAAAGAGCTAACTTTTGTAAAATCAGTTAAGCCGATTACTATCAACGAACAATATACGATGCCTTATGGGAAAAAATCAAACCGAAGCAATGAAGCCAATGAAGTAGTTGTTTCGTTTGAAAATCCATCAAAGTCAAAACTCAATGTTATTTTAAGAGCATATAACGACGGACTCACTTTCAGGTATGAATTCCCTGAAAAACAAGGCAGTTTTATTGTCAAAGATGAGTTTACTTCATATCAGGTACCCAAAGAAACCATGCGTTGGATGGAAAAATGGAACCCTGCCAACGAAGGATTGTACGCCGCCACCAATAATGACAAAATCGTACAGCAAGAATATTGTTATCCTGCTCTATTTAATTCAACTGACAAATACTGTTGGTTTTTATTGCATGAAGCAGATTTAAATGCAACCTATTGCGGAACAAAACTCAGCAATGCAGCCGATATTGATTTTTACAAACTCACCTTCCCCAACCCTAAAGATGGAAGAGGAATGGGTGAATCAAATCCAAAAATCGATTTACCCTGGAAATCACCCTGGAGAGTAATTCATATCGGTACATTAGCCACTATTGTTGAAAGTACTTTGACTGAAGACGTTTCTTCGCCCGGCACCATTATGAATTCAGAATGGATAAAACCCGGTAAAGTCTCCTGGAATTACTGGTCAAGCAACCATGGCACCAAAGACTACAAAATAGTTTGTGATTTTGCTGATCTTGCCGCAGAAATGAACTGGCCTTACACGCTTTTGGATTGGGAATGGGACAGCATGTCTAACGGGGGAAACCTGGAAGATGCATTGAAATATATTCATTCCAAAGGCGTAAAACCATTGATGTGGTATAACTCCGGAGGTAATCACACGTGGGTACCTTCTACCCCAAAAGACCGAATGCTCACGCATGAAAACCGTGTTGGAGAATTTACCAAACTCAAAAAACTGGGTGTAGCAGGTGTCAAGGTTGACTTTTTTGAAAGTGAAAAACAAGATATGATCAAATATTATCTTGATATTCTGGAAGATGCCGCCCAATTTGAAATGCTGGTGTATTTTCATGGTTCTTTAGTGCCCCGGGGCTGGTCACGCACATACCCCAACATGCTCACCTACGAAGCCGTGAGAGGTGCCGAATGGTACAACAACGGTCCGGAATTTACGCTCACCGCTCCCGAGCATAATACCATTCTGCCATTTACAAGAAACGTAGTGGGTGCGATGGATTATACCCCGGTTACATTTACCAATTCGCAGTACCCTCATATCACATCCTATGGTCATGAGCTGGCACTTTCTGTAATTTTTGAATCACCTCTGCAACATTTGGCCGACAGACCCGAAGGCTATCGGGAATTACCTGAAGCTGCAAAAACATTTCTAAAAGAAGTGCCTACTTCGTGGGACAGCACTCTTTTGATTGATGGCTATCCGGGACAGGATGTAATTATGGCTCGCAAAAAAGGCGAACAATGGAATATAGGAGGAATCAATGCATCTGAAAGAAAAGAAAAAACCAAGACCATAAAACTTGATTTTCTGAAAGAAGGAACAAAATATAAGGCAACGATTATAGCTGATGGAATACATGACAAAGATTTTAATACCAGCTATTTAAGTGTCGAAAAAACAGGCTCGATTGACATAAAAATGCTTCGCAGAGGTGGATTTGTGATATTGTTAAGCCCAATTCTTTAA
- a CDS encoding DUF5110 domain-containing protein, with protein sequence MYSKIKYLILLLLIPILAYNQEYKSYSKQSDGLKVIFKEGTLSISLYTQNSVRVKFEKEGISEKHDFVIIDKPKIPKFSVNENQKNLSLLTETINVTLEKKSGQLKFSKKNGEVFLSEKIGGRLIKEASLNGEKCLEVTQTFDSPHDERLFGLGQFQDGFFNLKNISRKLIQVNSQIAIPFLMSSKGYGLLWNQYGITYFNPANTSIPLSKKDSTDKEKKEADVTTTSGTQRMRQQQAEYLGKFSIEKDGYYSFFLDLGNMESRHFLMIDDIVQIDQSNLWLPPAVGKLIYLKAGQHSVKINCKSSNVPSLAYQKVSDETVFRSPNSKSLDYFVFSGENSDEIISEYRNLTGTVPMLPKWAFGFWQCRERYTSGKHLVETVKEFRNRNLPVDVIVQDWQYWGKYGWGVPKFDETHYPEPENFIKELHDLNSHFSLSVWENIDKKSEIAQEYISKNLYIPESPWIDMFNPESQVTHWNVLDKNLFQKGVDSWWMDATEPENDALAGKNTFWGKGEFYRLTYPFFVSKAVYEGQRKTNSEKRVTILTRSAFPGQQRFATINWSGDIGWSWDTYKRQIVAGLNYNLTGMPFWTTDIGGFFRPDRGQYTDEKYHEILTRWFQWGAFNPIFRSHGYQTETEPWKYGEKVESNMRKMLNLRYRLIPYIYSEAWKITHDNSTMMRPLLMDFKNDPQAIDQAFQYMFGKSILVAPITEQGVKDWNVYLPKGQNWFDFWTNQSYSGGNTISTPAPLDLIPLFIKEGSIIPMGNLIQHTQAVQDTLEIRIYTGKNASFKLYNDEGDNYNYEKGNYSEIPLIWDEKSKYLIIGNKTGAFQGDSESIQMNVIFINKNSAKSLKSVSYKGKELKLKM encoded by the coding sequence ATGTATTCAAAAATTAAATATTTGATTTTGCTCCTCCTGATACCAATTTTGGCTTACAATCAGGAATATAAAAGTTACTCCAAACAGAGCGATGGCCTGAAAGTTATTTTTAAGGAAGGGACGCTAAGTATTAGTCTCTATACACAGAATTCAGTAAGGGTGAAATTTGAAAAAGAAGGTATATCAGAAAAACATGATTTTGTGATTATTGATAAACCGAAAATTCCAAAATTCTCTGTAAATGAAAATCAGAAAAATTTAAGTCTATTAACGGAGACCATTAATGTTACTTTAGAAAAAAAATCAGGCCAGCTAAAATTTTCAAAAAAGAACGGGGAAGTGTTCTTAAGTGAAAAAATTGGTGGAAGGCTTATAAAAGAAGCCAGTCTTAATGGAGAGAAGTGCCTGGAGGTTACACAAACTTTTGACTCACCTCATGACGAAAGACTTTTTGGTTTAGGACAATTTCAGGATGGTTTTTTCAATCTAAAAAACATTTCGAGAAAACTAATACAGGTAAATTCTCAAATCGCTATCCCTTTTTTAATGTCAAGTAAAGGTTACGGTTTGCTCTGGAATCAATACGGAATTACCTATTTCAATCCTGCAAATACTTCAATTCCATTATCCAAAAAAGACTCAACTGATAAAGAAAAAAAGGAAGCTGATGTAACCACAACCTCCGGAACCCAAAGAATGAGGCAACAGCAAGCTGAATATCTGGGAAAATTTTCTATTGAAAAAGATGGATACTATTCATTTTTCCTTGATTTGGGAAATATGGAAAGCCGCCATTTCCTAATGATTGATGACATTGTGCAAATCGACCAATCAAACCTATGGTTACCGCCGGCGGTTGGAAAATTGATTTATCTTAAAGCCGGGCAACACTCAGTAAAAATAAATTGCAAATCGAGCAATGTCCCTTCGTTGGCTTATCAAAAGGTCTCCGACGAAACCGTCTTCAGGTCGCCCAACTCAAAATCACTGGATTATTTTGTTTTCTCGGGTGAAAATTCGGACGAGATTATTTCGGAATATAGGAACCTGACCGGTACGGTTCCAATGTTACCCAAATGGGCTTTTGGATTTTGGCAATGCCGGGAAAGATATACTTCCGGTAAACATTTGGTTGAAACGGTAAAGGAATTCAGAAACCGTAATCTCCCCGTGGACGTGATTGTGCAGGACTGGCAATATTGGGGTAAATATGGATGGGGTGTACCAAAATTTGATGAAACGCACTATCCCGAACCTGAAAATTTTATAAAAGAATTACACGACCTGAATTCTCATTTTTCATTATCAGTTTGGGAAAATATCGATAAAAAATCGGAAATAGCTCAGGAATATATTTCCAAAAACCTTTATATCCCTGAAAGTCCCTGGATTGATATGTTCAATCCTGAAAGTCAAGTCACTCATTGGAATGTGCTGGATAAAAACCTTTTCCAGAAAGGTGTTGATTCCTGGTGGATGGATGCCACCGAGCCGGAAAATGATGCTTTGGCAGGAAAAAATACTTTTTGGGGTAAAGGAGAATTTTACCGTTTGACTTATCCTTTTTTTGTGAGTAAAGCAGTTTATGAGGGTCAAAGAAAGACTAACTCTGAAAAAAGAGTGACTATTCTTACACGTTCGGCTTTTCCGGGGCAACAGCGATTCGCTACTATCAACTGGTCAGGCGATATTGGCTGGAGTTGGGATACATACAAAAGACAGATTGTCGCAGGGCTTAATTATAATCTTACCGGAATGCCCTTCTGGACCACTGATATTGGTGGATTTTTCCGTCCGGATCGTGGTCAATATACTGATGAAAAATACCATGAGATCCTTACCCGTTGGTTTCAATGGGGTGCTTTCAATCCTATCTTTCGCAGCCACGGTTATCAAACCGAAACTGAACCCTGGAAATATGGTGAAAAGGTGGAATCCAATATGAGAAAAATGTTGAATCTCCGCTACAGACTAATTCCATATATTTATTCTGAAGCATGGAAAATAACCCATGACAATTCTACCATGATGAGGCCATTGTTGATGGATTTTAAAAATGACCCTCAGGCCATCGATCAGGCATTTCAATATATGTTTGGTAAGTCCATCCTCGTAGCACCAATCACTGAGCAGGGAGTAAAAGACTGGAATGTTTACCTTCCAAAAGGTCAAAACTGGTTTGATTTCTGGACAAATCAATCATATTCTGGCGGAAACACTATAAGTACTCCTGCACCTTTGGATTTGATTCCATTATTTATCAAAGAAGGCTCCATCATCCCTATGGGTAATTTGATTCAACATACTCAGGCAGTACAAGATACACTTGAAATAAGGATTTATACCGGGAAAAATGCATCCTTCAAACTATACAATGATGAAGGGGATAATTATAATTACGAAAAAGGTAACTATAGTGAAATCCCTCTTATTTGGGATGAAAAATCAAAATATCTCATAATAGGAAATAAAACCGGTGCATTTCAGGGGGATTCAGAAAGTATCCAAATGAATGTAATTTTTATAAACAAAAATTCAGCAAAAAGCTTAAAATCAGTCTCCTATAAAGGTAAAGAGCTCAAACTTAAAATGTAA